One Deltaproteobacteria bacterium genomic window, CCACTCCAGCATGCGGCCAGTGTGGGGGGCTTTCCAAAGTCGTGAGTGTTTCCCCTGGCGCAGAACTGCCAGCCTCAAGGGTCGCCCCTGGAGGACACTCACGAGATATATGGTCTTTGCGGTTCACGTTCTGCCTTTTGGGAATTCTGGTTGACATTGGTTGTCTTAAAGACTACTATAGACTACTAAAATATCTATGTCAAGCTATTTTATTGACAAGGGACCAAAAAAACCGCTATTAAAGGAGTTATGCTAGTGAACGTCACGGTCAAAATGCCACCAGAGATGAAAAAGGCGTTGGAGAAACTGGCAAAACAGGAGTTTTCTTCTGTTTCAGGTATCCTCAAGAAAGCCGCTGAGAAGTATCTGCTCGAGCATGGGATTGACTGGAGAAAAGAGCAGTAAAGCAGTATAGACAGTTTTATGGTCCATTTTTTGCAAATTTGGCTATTGACATTTAGTGTAAAAATGGCGATTATAAAGAGTGCCCTATGGCACGACCATGCGATAAGCGCCCCTTTCGTACGCTTTTGTTGATATATAGTGCGGAAGGGGCTATTTAGCTTTTGGGGCGGTCCATGAAAAAAGTA contains:
- a CDS encoding ribbon-helix-helix protein, CopG family, with protein sequence MNVTVKMPPEMKKALEKLAKQEFSSVSGILKKAAEKYLLEHGIDWRKEQ